From Actinomycetes bacterium:
GGTGGCTCGTCCGACCCGGCGACCTCCTCCAGGGTCGACGCGGTGACCGTCCAGTTCAACGACCAGCTCACCGACGGTGCCCTTCAAGAGGAGATCCAGGTGACCGTAGACGGCCAGCAGGTTGGGAACCTGCGGGCGGACGTCACCGACCCCAGCGCCACGATCGAGTTCTCGGTCGAGGAGGGCTCCCACCACTACGCCATGGCCGGCGCCCTCCAGGCGCAGGACGGCAGCGAGTACACCCTCGCCGGCGAGGGGACGTTCGAGGCCCGCGCGGGTGCCTCGTTCGATCTGTCCGTCACGGACTCAGGGGAGCTCGCCTTGAGTCGGCGCAACTGACCGAACCCTCACATGCCCACATCCTTAGCGGCCGGGGTATCAGAGGGCCACCGGTTCCCTCCTACGCGATAGGAGGTCTGCAATGGACGCTTCGATACTGGGCCTGGGCCTGCTGTTCGCCTACCTCGCGCTCGTCCAGCTCGCGCGCTGGCTCTACATCGCGCGCCCAAACATCGTCTGGAACGACGCGCAGTCCACGGCGATGGGCAAGCGCCTACGCCAGAAGATCCGTGGCCGGTCGAGGGCCGGCAGCGGACAGGGGGCTTCGGAGGCGCTCGGCGAGCTGCTGACGGCCATCGACCACCCCTCGACGAATCACCAGACGAGCCTCAAGCAGCTGCTCGGCTGGAACGGCGCCGACCAGATCGGCACGTGGGTCGTGATCCACGAGGCCGAGCGGCTGGTGCTCCCGATGCTCGGCCAGGAGGAGCTGCGAGCGCGCCTCGAGCGGGCGCTCGGCCAGCTCGCCGAGCTCGCGCCTGAGCGGCGCGCGCGCTGGGAGGAGGTCTCCCGCGTGCTGCTCGACGGGTGCGAAGGCACCGCCGACGGCCAGTTCGACGAGCGGCTCCGCGCGCACCTCGACGAGCTCCTCGGCGAGGTCTACGAGGCCTCCAACGGCAAGGCCGCGCAGCTCTCCGGCCTGTACAACCGGGCAACCTGGCTGGTCTTCGCCGCGCTGCTGCCCCTTGGCGCGCTCGTCGCGCTCGGCTTCGGCGTGGTGCTCGTGGCCGGCGCCATCGGCGGGATCGTGAGCCGCATGCAGCGGCTGGTGTTCTCCCGGCAGGTGCCGATGACCTACGGCAGCTCGTGGGCTCCGCTGTTCTGCGCGCCGGTCCTCGGGGCCCTGGCCGCCTGGGCCGGCCTGATGCTGATCTCGCTGCTCAAGGCCGCTGGGGTGCTGCAGCTCAGCGCGCTGGCGACCGAGCTTCCCGATCTGCGATCGCCGACCGCCGGCGTGCTCGGCGTCGCGGTCGTCCTGGGCCTCTCCGAGCGCTTCCTGAGCCGGCTCGAGCAGCAGGCCGAGACGATGCTCTCCAACGACGGCCAGGGGCAGCCGTCCAAGGTCCCGCCACAGGACGTGCGCCCGCCCGCCGACGCCGCGCCGCAGCGGCCACGGTCGGGCGACAGGGCGACGGCGCCGAACGCCACCCGGCTGAACGGACGACGCAAGGACCAGTAGACCATCGCATCCGCGACCGCGGGACCGGTCCGCAGGGGGGGCCGACCCAGCCGATCCAGGCACGGAGACAGGACCATGGCCAAGACGGTGCCGCCAGGCACGATAGTCATTCCGGAGGTTGGCGAGTTCGTCGCCAACGCCCTCCCCGACCCGTTCGACGCCCGCGACCTTCAGTACCGCCCGCGCCTGCAGCCGCTCCCTGACGTCCTGGACCAGCGCCAGGCACCGTCGGACCGCTACGTGATGCGGCAACAGGGCAACTCCTGCACCGGCCACGCGCTGGCTGCGGTGATCAACGCGGTGCTCGCGCGTCCAACGGCCACCGCCACGAGCGACGCGGCCGCGCCCCGGCCCTGGCCGCACGTCAGCCCGTACATGCTCTACCGCCTGGCGCGCCGCTACGACGAGTTCGCTGGCGACGACGACCTCGGCTCCTCGCTGCGTGGCGCGCTGAAGGGCTGGTTCAACCACGGCGTGCTGCTGAAGGCGGACTGGCCCGCGCTGGACGAGGATCCCGAGCCGGACCTCGACGACGAGGCAGTAAGCCAGCGTGCCGGCGAGCGACCGCTCGGCGCCTTCTACCGGGTCAACCCCTACAGGCTGGACGACATGCAGTCCGCCATCAGCGAGCTGAACGCCATCTGCGTCTCGGCAATCGTCCACGACGGCTGGGTCACGCCGGCCGAGCTGACCAGGAACGGCACGACCATGCACGTGATCACCCGCCCGGTGAACGCCCGCGCCCTCGGCGGCCACGCGTTCGCGCTGGTCGGCTACAACGACGTGGGGTTCCTGGTGCAGAACTCGTGGGGCCAGGGGTGGGGCAGGAACGGGTTCGCGACCCTGCCGTACGAGGACTGGCTCGATTCGGCCTACGACGCCTGGGTGGCCCGACCCGGCGTGCCCCAGACGCCGTTCGCCACCGGACGGTCGATCACGACGGCAGCGACCGGCGGGGACCTGGCCACCGGCCCCGCGCCGGACCTGCGGCGCCTTGCGATGCACGTGGTCAACCTCGGCAACCAGGGCCGGCTGTCGTCGACCGGCAGATTCGCCAGCTCGCCCGCGCAGATCGACCGCGCCTTCGAGCACATGCGGCGCTGGCACGAACTGTGGCTCGACCAGGAGCCGGGAGGCAGGCGCCACGTGCTGCTCTACGCCCACGGTGGGCTGAACAGCGAGGAGCATGCGCTCGGCGCCGCGCAGCAGAACCTCAACTGGTGGCTCAACAACCGCATCTACCCGCTGTTCTTCGCCTGGCAGAGCGGACCGAGCGAGACGCTGCTCGACCAGCTCGCCGACACCGTCGGGCGGCGGCTCCCCTTCGGCCTTGGCTTCGACCTGATGGAGCAGGCCGACCGGCTGGTGGAGCGCTTCGCCCGCAGCAGCTTCCGCTGGATGTGGGACGAGATGAAGGAGAACGCCCGCGCCGCCTCGGAGGCGATCGCAGACCGTGGTCAGGTCGCGTGGCCGCCGGCGTCGTCGGCGGGGCAGGCGGCGATGATGGCCATGCCCGGCGCGTCCCTCACCGTGCTGCGGCTGCGCGACTACCTCGACCGGCACGGGCCCGACAACGTCGCGGTCCACCTGGTCGGCCACAGCGCGGGCGCGATCTTCCACGCCGCGCTGCTGCAGCGCCTGGCCGAGGCGGACATCCCTGTGGCGTCGCTGGCGCTGCTCGCGCCCGCGATCCGGGTCGACGAGTTCACCAGGGACGTCCTTCCCCATCTCGGAGCGGGACGACTGGTCGGCTCGTTCGCGACCTTCGGCCTGAGCGACCAGCGCGAACTCGACGACGCCTGCGGCGCCGGAGGGGTCGACGTGTACCACAAGTCGCTGCTCTACCTCGTCTCGCGAGCGCTGGAAGGCTCGCCATCGGGCGGCGAGGTGCCGCTGCTCGGCATGCAGAAGTTCTTCCGGCTCCCGCTCGGCGCGGGTGCGGCGGGCACGCTGGAGCAGGCGATCCGCGACCGTGGCGGGGCCTGCATCTTCGCCCGCTGGGTCGCGCCGGACGACAGCCGCTCCGACGCCACCGCCCACGGCGGCTTCGCCGGCGAACGGCTGACCATGACGTCGGTGGTGATGCGGGCGCGCGGCCTGGCGTCACCACGGCCCGAGAACGACTACCGTCCCAACGCCGCGCTCAGCGACGCCGACCGCGCGCCCGCGATGGGACGCGGGCAGCCGGCCCCGGTCATGGCCGAGGTGCACGACCCGGGCGAGCGACCGCTGGTGGAGACCGGCGAGCCGCAGACCGGGCGGCCCACTGCTCCCGAGCAGCCCGGCATCCCTATCGAGGTGGCCGTCGCCCCGCGCTCGGGCAGCCCCGTGCTTGACGTGCTGCTCGCCCGTGGCTGGCGCATGGCGGAGGAGCAGGGAGACCTCCCTGAAGGCGTGCCCACGGCGACGTGCTGATCCTTGTGGGGGCGACTCCGGCGCCCACCAGTCGCGACCAGGGACAGGGCAATCAGCCGGCATCGTTCCACGAGCCCTTGTCGGGCCCACGTCAACGGCTGGCGTGCGGCGGCGCCCTTGCAGGTCTGGGTAGCACGGGCGCGTCGAGTCCGGCGCCGATGCAGACGAACCCGGCTGCTGCGGCCATCGCCCGGGTGTCCTCGGTCGTGACCTGCTGCTGGGAGCGGGCGAGCGCGGTCGCCGCCGGGTGCCCGTCGGCGAGGAGGCGGTGGAAGGCCACCATCAGTGGAGTCGTCTCGGCGTCCGGCAGCGAGATGACCGATCCGACGAGCTGGCGTGTGCCTTGCGACAGGAACGTCACGCTGAGCCCGAGCAGCTCGTCGCCGGCGCGCACTACGGACTTCGCGCTGTCGCAGGCGGCCAGGACGACGGTGGACGGCGCCTGTTGCAGCCGCTCCAGGTCATACACCGTGAGCGGGCCGTCCGCCAGCGACAGCGAGGAGAACAGCGGGTTGTCGCTGCGTACCTGCCCGTGCGCAGCCAGGTGGACCAGGGCCGCACCGTCAAGGGCGGCTGTCACCGCGGCGCTGGTCGCCGCGGCGCCGACCAGGGCAGTGGTCCGGTAGATCGCGGCAACCGCCTCCGCCTCTGCCTGGGCGCCTGGTAGGCGAGGCCCGGCGGCGACGGTGACATGCCCGGTCACCGCTGGCGAGTGGGAGCGGGCCGCATGCCAGAGCGCCGCGGACGGCGACACGCTGACCGGCCGCCCGGCGCAGGAGGGCAGCACCGACCACGGCAGGGACTGCAGGAACCCGGTCGGCACCAGCACCAGCGGCCGGTCCGCGATCACAGCATCGAGCGGCCGCAGCAGCATCGCGTCCAGCCGCTCAGCGGCGTGCTGCAGCAGGGCGACGGCGGCGGCGCGGCTGGCCTCGCTGGTGCGGTGGCGGGCAAGCCGCTGGAGCGCGAACAGCACCTGGTCGACTAGGTCCCCTACCACCCCCACCGGCTCAAGCCGGCAGAGCCGTATGGATCGGTCCACGACCGCGAGCACGTGGAGCATCCCGTCGAGCTGGATGAACTCCAGCAGCGCGTTGTCGCCGAGCGTGTCGCAAAGGCGCTCCAACGACACCGGATCCGCCGGGTCCCGCGCCTCGCCACGCTGCTGCCGGTAGTCGTCGCGGATCCTCCGCTCGAGGGCGACCTGACGCCGCAGGAGCTTGGCGACGCTGCGGCCGGCGCCCCGCTCCTGGTTGATCTCTACCGCCGTCATGCGCAGCTCCGCGAGCGCGCGGGCCAGCAAGGGATCGTCGGGCGGGCGGGCGGGCCGCAGCAGCAGGTGGCTGGCGCGACCCTGCTCCGCGCACGCGAGCACGCGCGCTGGCCGTCCGTCCTGGAACGCCATTCGCAGCCCCAGCTCCGCCAGCTCGATCCGATGCACGGACGCGTACGCGCGCAGGTCGGTCGCGCCGAGCGTTGCCCGGTGCTCGTCCAGCACCCGCAGCCCGGCGGCCACCGCAACCCCGGCGCCGCGGCGGTTGCCAGTGGCCAGCCGCAGCAGCGCCTCCGCATGCCAGGCCCGGGCGCGCAGGGCCGCCGGCCCCCGGCGGCGACCCTGGCTTGCCACCCGCAGCTGCTGGCATGCCTGCCGCACCCGGCCCCGGTCGAGCGCGAGCCGGGCGGCCAGCAGCCGTGCCTCCATCACGGCAGCGGGCCACCCGGCTGCGGCCAGCCCATCCGCGACCCGCTCCGCCTGCCCGATTGTCACCCGGGACGGGTGCTTGCTGGCGAGCCGGCACATCAGCACCGCGAGGCGGGCGAGCGCCAGCCACCGCGGCCGCTTCTGGCGCGCGAACTCGCCGGCTGCGCGGCGGGCCTCATGCAGCGCACCTTCGGGATCTCCGTCCAGCAAGGTCGCTCGCGCGAGCAGCAACCGCACCTCAGGCAGGGTGATCTGGCGCCGTTCCTGCTCGAGCGCCCGCACCGCCTGGGCCGCCGCCTCGCGAGCCTCAGCGACCAGGCCGGCTGACAGCAGCAGCTCGCTGCGGTCGGCGAGCATCCCGCCAAGCTGGGAGCCAAGGGCACGAGTGCTCTCCTCGGCCAGGTCGAGGTAGCGCAACGCCATCGGCACGTCCCCGCGGATGGCGTTGAGGAACCCGAGGTTTTGCTGCACGAACCTGATCGACAGGTCGAGGTCGAGCTTCCCACTGAGCGCTTCGGCCTCGAGCAGGTCCGCCTCGGCAGCCCTGAACTCGTACCGGTAGGTGTGCAGCACGCCACGGTTCAGCAGCGCCCGCCACAGCCACTGCAGGTCGCCGTCCCGGCGGAGGGCCGGCAGCGCAGCCCGGTAGCTCCCCAGCGCCTCGTCCAGCCGGCCGAGCTGGAGCTGGATCGAGCCGCGCTGCACCTGTGCTCGCGCCCGCGCCACACCGCCCAGATCCGCCAGCGCGGTCTCGAGCTCGTGCAAGGCCTGCCGGGGCCGCCCGCGCGAGCTCAAGGCGAAGGCCAAGGTCATGCGCGCCTCCGCAGCCAGCGCTGGCGTGCCCGAACGGCGCCCGAGCGCGACTGCTGAGCGCAGATGCCGTACCGCGGTGTCGAGATTGTCCAGGTGCAGTGCTGCCAGCCCGAGCGCGCGCTCGGCCACGGCGGCCGCGGCGAGGTCGCGCTCGGCACGCGCTTCCCGGGCGACCACGGATCCGAGTACGACGGCCTGCCCAGGATCGGCCTCCGCCAGCCGCAGCGCCTCCCGCGCCTGATCACGCCTCTGCCCGGTCGCATTCATCTCAGTTGGTCTAGAGTGTGTGAAACTACCTCCAACCGTCAACAAGTTTCCTTCCTCTCGTATCAACCCCGACGTGTCTGCCTCCGCCACACGAGAGGTCTCGCCGCAGCCGCGACCCACGACAGAGAGGGCGAGCAGATGGACGCACTAGGCCGAGTCCAACGTGATCTCGAGTGGTACCAAGGAGGCGAGCTCGTCGTCGCGCTTCCCCACCTGCGGATGGTCGGGTCCGAGCTGGAACGTCTCGGAGTGAAGCCGACCCGAGAGGACAAGGACGAGTATCTCGGCCTCGCGCTGCTCACGCTGCCAGAAGAGAACCTCGAGGCGGCGGTGGCAGCTCTCAGCGCGCGTTCCGACGAGATCGCGGCAAGCATGCAGCGGGCGAAGGACGAACGAATCGCGCTGGTGCCGAGCTTGAGGGCCAACTATCCGCCGCTGAACGACCTGATGGCTGGCCTGCGTGCACTGTACGCCCACGAGAATGCCGGCTGGAGGCCGACGATGGGCAAAAACCGGATCATCGCACCGGTCACCGGCTCCCCCTACATCAGCGGCGGTGGCGAGGGCCCCCCGGAGCAGAGCGACGGCCTATCCGCACGAGTCACACTCCGGCCCGGTCTCGGCGTTCGGGTCGGCGTTCTGGACACCGGGCTGATCGAACATCCCTGGCTCGCCGACGCCTATGTCGCCGCGCCCGGCGCAAAGCTCCCCCTCAAGCCTCCTCCCCCAAAGGGAAAGGCCATCCCGAGTGCAGTGGTGGGGCACGCCACGTTCGTGGCTGGTCTGATCCTGCAGCAGGCACCCGGTGCGCAGCTCGAGATCAGCCAGGTCTTGGACGAACAGGCCGAGGGAAGCGTGTGGGAAGCCGCGAAGGCGATCGCGCAGTTCGAGGGATCAGGGGTGGACATACTCAACCTGTCATTCGCCTGCTTCACCGCCGACGGCGAGGCGCCACTCGTCCTGGCCA
This genomic window contains:
- a CDS encoding S8 family serine peptidase, with the protein product MVGSELERLGVKPTREDKDEYLGLALLTLPEENLEAAVAALSARSDEIAASMQRAKDERIALVPSLRANYPPLNDLMAGLRALYAHENAGWRPTMGKNRIIAPVTGSPYISGGGEGPPEQSDGLSARVTLRPGLGVRVGVLDTGLIEHPWLADAYVAAPGAKLPLKPPPPKGKAIPSAVVGHATFVAGLILQQAPGAQLEISQVLDEQAEGSVWEAAKAIAQFEGSGVDILNLSFACFTADGEAPLVLATAIDRLDSEIVVVAAAGNHGDPRLRPKDLPGLTPRTPAWPAALDDVVAVGAVDADGKRAWFSPSGPEGSPDHAPWVDHSEVGVHVQSTYLEGEVCAERLIKDPKTGKADTKKEKTAPFAPPWATWDGTSFAAATLSGRIAAGIRPGRVSAREALAQLLSS
- a CDS encoding CHAT domain-containing protein: MNATGQRRDQAREALRLAEADPGQAVVLGSVVAREARAERDLAAAAVAERALGLAALHLDNLDTAVRHLRSAVALGRRSGTPALAAEARMTLAFALSSRGRPRQALHELETALADLGGVARARAQVQRGSIQLQLGRLDEALGSYRAALPALRRDGDLQWLWRALLNRGVLHTYRYEFRAAEADLLEAEALSGKLDLDLSIRFVQQNLGFLNAIRGDVPMALRYLDLAEESTRALGSQLGGMLADRSELLLSAGLVAEAREAAAQAVRALEQERRQITLPEVRLLLARATLLDGDPEGALHEARRAAGEFARQKRPRWLALARLAVLMCRLASKHPSRVTIGQAERVADGLAAAGWPAAVMEARLLAARLALDRGRVRQACQQLRVASQGRRRGPAALRARAWHAEALLRLATGNRRGAGVAVAAGLRVLDEHRATLGATDLRAYASVHRIELAELGLRMAFQDGRPARVLACAEQGRASHLLLRPARPPDDPLLARALAELRMTAVEINQERGAGRSVAKLLRRQVALERRIRDDYRQQRGEARDPADPVSLERLCDTLGDNALLEFIQLDGMLHVLAVVDRSIRLCRLEPVGVVGDLVDQVLFALQRLARHRTSEASRAAAVALLQHAAERLDAMLLRPLDAVIADRPLVLVPTGFLQSLPWSVLPSCAGRPVSVSPSAALWHAARSHSPAVTGHVTVAAGPRLPGAQAEAEAVAAIYRTTALVGAAATSAAVTAALDGAALVHLAAHGQVRSDNPLFSSLSLADGPLTVYDLERLQQAPSTVVLAACDSAKSVVRAGDELLGLSVTFLSQGTRQLVGSVISLPDAETTPLMVAFHRLLADGHPAATALARSQQQVTTEDTRAMAAAAGFVCIGAGLDAPVLPRPARAPPHASR
- a CDS encoding C1 family peptidase, with the protein product MAKTVPPGTIVIPEVGEFVANALPDPFDARDLQYRPRLQPLPDVLDQRQAPSDRYVMRQQGNSCTGHALAAVINAVLARPTATATSDAAAPRPWPHVSPYMLYRLARRYDEFAGDDDLGSSLRGALKGWFNHGVLLKADWPALDEDPEPDLDDEAVSQRAGERPLGAFYRVNPYRLDDMQSAISELNAICVSAIVHDGWVTPAELTRNGTTMHVITRPVNARALGGHAFALVGYNDVGFLVQNSWGQGWGRNGFATLPYEDWLDSAYDAWVARPGVPQTPFATGRSITTAATGGDLATGPAPDLRRLAMHVVNLGNQGRLSSTGRFASSPAQIDRAFEHMRRWHELWLDQEPGGRRHVLLYAHGGLNSEEHALGAAQQNLNWWLNNRIYPLFFAWQSGPSETLLDQLADTVGRRLPFGLGFDLMEQADRLVERFARSSFRWMWDEMKENARAASEAIADRGQVAWPPASSAGQAAMMAMPGASLTVLRLRDYLDRHGPDNVAVHLVGHSAGAIFHAALLQRLAEADIPVASLALLAPAIRVDEFTRDVLPHLGAGRLVGSFATFGLSDQRELDDACGAGGVDVYHKSLLYLVSRALEGSPSGGEVPLLGMQKFFRLPLGAGAAGTLEQAIRDRGGACIFARWVAPDDSRSDATAHGGFAGERLTMTSVVMRARGLASPRPENDYRPNAALSDADRAPAMGRGQPAPVMAEVHDPGERPLVETGEPQTGRPTAPEQPGIPIEVAVAPRSGSPVLDVLLARGWRMAEEQGDLPEGVPTATC